The proteins below are encoded in one region of Syngnathus acus chromosome 2, fSynAcu1.2, whole genome shotgun sequence:
- the hoxc12a gene encoding homeobox protein Hox-C12a has translation MGEHNLLNPGFVGPLVNIHTGDTFYFPNFRASGGQLAGLPSLSYPRRDNVCSLPWNPSEPCNGYSQSYFSSPVSINPSFNRSCEISRAEEAKCYYGNGAREACGGGGGGGGGGGGGSSGSGGLKREDRARDASSSSLTSEHGMHAGLGATTASGASVSAAALAAAAFAKYEYGNEQLTQDPPSCQSMESDSSSSLLNESSKPPSSDTQSLVSPGSHANNIAAGGGAPWYPMHTRTRKKRKPYSKLQLAELEGEFMLNEFITRQRRRELSDRLNLSDQQVKIWFQNRRMKKKRLMLREQALAYF, from the exons ATGGGCGAGCATAATCTCCTTAATCCAGGGTTTGTGGGACCTTTGGTAAACATCCACACTGGAGACACCTTTTATTTCCCCAATTTTCGAGCCTCGGGGGGACAACTGGCGGGGCTGCCGTCTCTCTCCTACCCGAGGAGGGACAACGTTTGCTCCCTCCCGTGGAATCCTTCGGAGCCGTGCAATGGATACTCCCAGTCCTACTTCAGCAGCCCCGTTTCTATTAACCCCTCGTTCAACCGCTCGTGCGAGATCAGCAGAGCGGAGGAGGCCAAGTGTTACTACGGCAACGGGGCCAGGGAGgcgtgcggcggcggcggcggtggcggcggtggcggcggcggcggaagcTCGGGCTCGGGTGGCCTCAAGCGAGAGGACAGGGCGAGGGACGCATCCTCCTCATCCCTGACATCCGAGCACGGGATGCACGCCGGTCTCGGCGCCACCACCGCCTCCGGCGCTTCCGTCTCGGCCGCGGCGTTGGCGGCGGCCGCCTTCGCCAAGTACGAGTACGGTAACGAGCAGCTGACGCAGGATCCTCCGTCCTGCCAGTCCATGGAGTCCGACTCCAGCTCGTCCCTGCTGAACGAGAGCAGCAAGCCCCCATCCAGCGACACGCAGAGCCTTGTGTCCCCGGGAAGCCACGCCAACAACATCGCCGCGGGCGGAG GTGCCCCGTGGTACCCGATGCACACGCGGACCAGGAAGAAGCGCAAACCGTATTCCAAACTTCAACTGGCCGAACTGGAGGGCGAGTTCATGCTCAACGAGTTCATCACCAGACAGCGGCGGAGGGAGCTCTCCGACCGGCTCAACCTCAGCGACCAGCAGGTGAAGATTTGGTTCCAGAACCgcaggatgaagaagaagagactCATGCTGAGGGAACAAGCTCTGGCCTACTTTTAG
- the hoxc13a gene encoding homeobox protein Hox-C13a, which translates to MTTSLLVHPRWADTLMYVYDKSPNESGPNKSQTMEALSGNCPATHCRDLMSHPALGRHSGTIGGGGHHHHHPHQGSVYSDISSPDPARQCPAPQSTSGASLGYGYPFGGPYYGCRLSHAHNVNLQQKPCSYHPADKYAEPSTALPSDELSSRPKEFAFYPSFAGSYQAVPGYLDVSVVPGISGHPEPRHDALIPVEGYQHWALSNGWDGQVYCSKDQTQSAHLWKSPFPDVVPLPPEVSSYRRGRKKRVPYTKVQLKELEKEYAASKFITKDKRRRISAATNLSERQVTIWFQNRRVKEKKFVSKSKSNHLHAT; encoded by the exons ATGACGACTTCGCTGCTTGTGCATCCACGCTGGGCGGACACCTTGATGTACGTGTATGATAAGAGTCCGAATGAAAGCGGGCCGAATAAGAGCCAAACAATGGAGGCACTGAGCGGCAATTGCCCCGCGACCCACTGCAGGGACCTGATGTCGCACCCCGCCCTGGGACGACACTCCGGCAccatcggcggcggcggccaccaccaccaccacccacaCCAGGGCTCCGTCTACTCGGATATCTCCTCGCCGGACCCCGCTCGCCAGTGTCCCGCCCCACAGTCTACGTCGGGCGCCTCGCTCGGCTACGGCTACCCGTTCGGGGGCCCCTACTACGGCTGCCGGCTGTCCCACGCGCACAACGTCAACTTGCAGCAGAAGCCGTGCTCGTACCACCCCGCGGACAAATACGCCGAGCCCAGCACGGCGCTGCCCAGCGACGAGCTCTCGAGCCGGCCCAAAGAGTTTGCCTTCTATCCCAGCTTCGCCGGCTCCTACCAGGCCGTGCCGGGCTATCTGGACGTGTCGGTGGTGCCCGGCATCAGCGGCCATCCCGAGCCGCGACACGACGCGCTCATTCCCGTGGAGGGCTACCAGCACTGGGCTCTCTCCAACGGCTGGGATGGGCAGGTGTACTGCTCCAAGGACCAGACGCAGTCGGCTCATCTATGGAAGTCGCCCTTCCCAG ATGTGGTGCCGTTGCCGCCCGAGGTGAGCAGTTACCGGCGCGGACGCAAGAAGCGCGTGCCTTACACCAAGGTGCAGCTGAAGGAGCTGGAGAAGGAGTACGCGGCTAGCAAGTTCATTACCAAAGACAAGAGGAGACGCATCTCAGCCGCCACCAACCTTTCGGAGCGCCAAGTCACCATCTGGTTCCAGAACCGGCGGGTCAAGGAGAAGAAATTCGTCAGCAAATCCAAGAGCAATCACCTGCACGCCACTTGA
- the calcoco1a gene encoding calcium-binding and coiled-coil domain-containing protein 1 isoform X2, whose product METEAAVEFRNVARSYFPQSRVDCHYTLSAGHTWTSGDWVGLFKAGWPSTKDYQTFVWAPAPADCQELTEVNCCVQFQASYLPRPSGQEYEFVYVAANGEDYFRSSRFTFCTPKPLDDLVTLEEEPHGEGDSTDILLVVPRAELLKRQLRECLREQAELLRMQEQAKEQKEKERRDFNRERLAWSRLRGELHSDISGLQDELRRSQEKIEELEGWQKEETALGECLAQEKRALVEGREANRLQIEQLQEDIKTLTQRALQGETELERIKESAKRTAEEEETDRQILQSMLEQTQGDLRSLSKEFRELRTSLAQRDTSALQLQNTISSLSQKLSAAHRKEALNEATLKEMRSLQERLDASERAADVLKNDLSSTAGQRDRGQTEVHQARLQAAQLTLQLADCSLALREGRAQWAQEKQSLQRKAEKAREDLENLTAEMHTIEEKLQEERTERVKLEVELGREKDCNRVQVSELRRELQELKSSLRVKEKEHLRLETKDLMDYSCQLEQKMGTAAGAKRSAASTAFAMA is encoded by the exons atggaaacggAAGCAGCGGTGGAGTTCCGAAATGTGGCCCGCAGTTATTTCCCTCAAAGCAGAGTGGACTGCCATTACACGCTCAGCGCAGGCCACACCTGGACCAGCGGCGACTGGGTCGGCCTCTTCAAG GCGGGCTGGCCGTCAACGAAGGACTACCAGACGTTTGTTTGGGCACCGGCGCCCGCCGACTGTCAAGAGCTAACAGAGGTCAACTGTTGCGTTCAATTCCAGG cATCTTACCTTCCTAGACCAAGTGGCCAAGAGTATGAATTTGTGTATGTCGCTGCAAATGGTGAAGATTACTTCCGGAGCTCAAGATTCACATTTTGCACCCCCAAACCCCTGGACGACCTGGTGACCCTTGAGGAGGAACCCCACGGGGAAGGAGACAGCACAGACATTCTGCTGGTCGTACCTCGGGCCGAACTACTGAAG CGCCAACTGCGGGAATGTTTGCGAGAGCAGGCTGAGCTTCTGCGGATGCAAGAGCAAGCCAAGGAGCaaaaggagaaagagagacGAGACTTCAACCGAGAGAGGCTCGCCTGGAGTAGACTTCGCGGAGAGCTCCATTCCGACATCAGCGGGCTGCAGGACGAACTGAGGAGAAGCCAGGAGAAGATTGAAGAGCTGGAGGGATGGCAGAAG GAGGAAACGGCTTTGGGGGAATGTCTCGCACAAGAAAAAAGAGCTTTAGTAGAAGGGAGAGAGGCCAACAGGTTGCAAATTGAACAACTGCAGGAGGACATCAAAACGCTGACGCAGAGAGCTCTGCAAGGAGAGACGGAGTTGGAAAG GATAAAGGAAAGCGCTAAGAGGACagcagaagaagaggagacGGACAGGCAGATACTGCAG AGCATGCTGGAACAGACACAGGGCGACCTTCGAAGTTTGTCCAAGGAGTTTCGGGAGCTGAGGACCTCCCTGGCCCAGAGAGACACCAGCGCGCTGCAACTCCAGAACACCATCAGCAGCCTCAGCCAGAAACTGTCCGCGGCTCACAGGAAAGAG GCGCTGAACGAGGCAACGCTGAAGGAGATGAGGAGCCTGCAGGAACGTTTGGATGCGAGCGAGCGCGCCGCCGACGTCCTGAAGAACGATCTGAGCTCAACGGCCGGCCAAAGAGATCGCGGGCAGACCGAAGTGCATCAGGCCCGCCTTCAAGCTGCCCAGCTTACCTTGCAGCTAGCCGATTGCAGTCTGGCTCTGAGAGAAGGCCGAGCAcaatgggctcaggaaaagCAAAGTCTGCAGCGCAAAGCTGAG AAGGCACGCGAGGATCTGGAGAACCTTACAGCCGAGATGCATACGATTGAGGAAAAGCTCCAGGAGGAGAGGACCGAGCGAGTGAAGCTGGAGGTGGAGCTCGGGAGAGAAAAGGATTGCAACAGG GTCCAAGTAAGCGAACTGCGCAGGGAGCTCCAGGAGCTGAAGTCCAGCCTGAGGGTGAAGGAGAAGGAGCACCTGCGTTTGGAGACAAAA
- the calcoco1a gene encoding calcium-binding and coiled-coil domain-containing protein 1 isoform X3, giving the protein METEAAVEFRNVARSYFPQSRVDCHYTLSAGHTWTSGDWVGLFKAGWPSTKDYQTFVWAPAPADCQELTEVNCCVQFQASYLPRPSGQEYEFVYVAANGEDYFRSSRFTFCTPKPLDDLVTLEEEPHGEGDSTDILLVVPRAELLKRQLRECLREQAELLRMQEQAKEQKEKERRDFNRERLAWSRLRGELHSDISGLQDELRRSQEKIEELEGWQKEETALGECLAQEKRALVEGREANRLQIEQLQEDIKTLTQRALQGETELERIKESAKRTAEEEETDRQILQSMLEQTQGDLRSLSKEFRELRTSLAQRDTSALQLQNTISSLSQKLSAAHRKEALNEATLKEMRSLQERLDASERAADVLKNDLSSTAGQRDRGQTEVHQARLQAAQLTLQLADCSLALREGRAQWAQEKQSLQRKAEKAREDLENLTAEMHTIEEKLQEERTERVKLEVELGREKDCNRVQVSELRRELQELKSSLRVKEKEHLRLETT; this is encoded by the exons atggaaacggAAGCAGCGGTGGAGTTCCGAAATGTGGCCCGCAGTTATTTCCCTCAAAGCAGAGTGGACTGCCATTACACGCTCAGCGCAGGCCACACCTGGACCAGCGGCGACTGGGTCGGCCTCTTCAAG GCGGGCTGGCCGTCAACGAAGGACTACCAGACGTTTGTTTGGGCACCGGCGCCCGCCGACTGTCAAGAGCTAACAGAGGTCAACTGTTGCGTTCAATTCCAGG cATCTTACCTTCCTAGACCAAGTGGCCAAGAGTATGAATTTGTGTATGTCGCTGCAAATGGTGAAGATTACTTCCGGAGCTCAAGATTCACATTTTGCACCCCCAAACCCCTGGACGACCTGGTGACCCTTGAGGAGGAACCCCACGGGGAAGGAGACAGCACAGACATTCTGCTGGTCGTACCTCGGGCCGAACTACTGAAG CGCCAACTGCGGGAATGTTTGCGAGAGCAGGCTGAGCTTCTGCGGATGCAAGAGCAAGCCAAGGAGCaaaaggagaaagagagacGAGACTTCAACCGAGAGAGGCTCGCCTGGAGTAGACTTCGCGGAGAGCTCCATTCCGACATCAGCGGGCTGCAGGACGAACTGAGGAGAAGCCAGGAGAAGATTGAAGAGCTGGAGGGATGGCAGAAG GAGGAAACGGCTTTGGGGGAATGTCTCGCACAAGAAAAAAGAGCTTTAGTAGAAGGGAGAGAGGCCAACAGGTTGCAAATTGAACAACTGCAGGAGGACATCAAAACGCTGACGCAGAGAGCTCTGCAAGGAGAGACGGAGTTGGAAAG GATAAAGGAAAGCGCTAAGAGGACagcagaagaagaggagacGGACAGGCAGATACTGCAG AGCATGCTGGAACAGACACAGGGCGACCTTCGAAGTTTGTCCAAGGAGTTTCGGGAGCTGAGGACCTCCCTGGCCCAGAGAGACACCAGCGCGCTGCAACTCCAGAACACCATCAGCAGCCTCAGCCAGAAACTGTCCGCGGCTCACAGGAAAGAG GCGCTGAACGAGGCAACGCTGAAGGAGATGAGGAGCCTGCAGGAACGTTTGGATGCGAGCGAGCGCGCCGCCGACGTCCTGAAGAACGATCTGAGCTCAACGGCCGGCCAAAGAGATCGCGGGCAGACCGAAGTGCATCAGGCCCGCCTTCAAGCTGCCCAGCTTACCTTGCAGCTAGCCGATTGCAGTCTGGCTCTGAGAGAAGGCCGAGCAcaatgggctcaggaaaagCAAAGTCTGCAGCGCAAAGCTGAG AAGGCACGCGAGGATCTGGAGAACCTTACAGCCGAGATGCATACGATTGAGGAAAAGCTCCAGGAGGAGAGGACCGAGCGAGTGAAGCTGGAGGTGGAGCTCGGGAGAGAAAAGGATTGCAACAGG GTCCAAGTAAGCGAACTGCGCAGGGAGCTCCAGGAGCTGAAGTCCAGCCTGAGGGTGAAGGAGAAGGAGCACCTGCGTTTGGAGAC